From Kaistella polysaccharea:
TTTAAAGTCGATTCCACACGAAAGTCATTTTATCGGCCATCTTCAAAGCAATAAAATAAAAGATCTTCTCAAGTGTGATATTTCCTGCATTCAATCGATTGACCGTTTAGACTTGGCGCAAAAACTTCATCAGCGATTGTTATTTGAAAATAAAACGATGGAAGTTCTGATTCAAGTAAACACTTCTAATGACGAAAGCAAGTTCGGAATTCATCCAGATCAAGCCGTCCAGCTTATTCAGCAAGTTTCAGAATTAGAAACTTTAAAAATAAAAGGATTAATGACGATTGGTTTGTTCAGTGCGGAAACTGAAAAAGTTCGGAAGTGTTTTCAATTGCTTAATAAAATTCAACAGGAAACGATTGTCGTTAATTTTCCAAATGTTGAAATGAAAGAATTATCGATGGGAATGAGCAGTGATCTGGAAATCGCCATCGAAGAAGGTTCAACCATCGTTAGAGTTGGAACCGCCATTTTTGGACAGAGAATCCATCCAGACAGTTATTATTGGGATGAAAGTAAAAGCTGAGTTATAAGTTAAAAAAAACCGACAATTACTGCCGGTTATTATTATACCAAGTTCAAAGTCTATTTTCTATTGGTCTATTTCCCTATCATTTTATTCAAGCTGGCCAAAATTTTCGCACTTTCATATTTCAAAGCATATAAATGCTCACCACTGAATTCTATAAATTCTTTAGGTTCTGCAGCCATTTCATAAAGTGTCTTTCCCTGCGCAAAAGGAACATCTTTGTCTTCCTTGCTGTGAATCATGAGTTTCGGAATTTTAGTTATTTGCTTAATATCTTCTTTTGCGGAATAGGGGGTTATAAAAGAATTCTCCAGGTAATCCTTTACTTGTGGTGCGTAAACTGCGGCGATATGTCCGAACGAAACCATTGCGCCTTCTAAGACTAATCCACTGACTTCAGATTGATGATCTTTTGCCAAATGAGTAGCGATCTGCGTTCCTATGGATGCTCCGTAAAAAATGATCTTTTGGTTTTTAATATCTTTTCTTTTCATCAACTCATTGAAAATTATTTCTCCATCTGCAGCAATATTGGTGTGAAGCGGTTTTCCTGTTGATTTCCCGTAACCTCGGAAATCGATCAATACAATTTGATAATTATCTTTCAATAAATAATTCATTAAAGGAGCATAATTCGTCACGTTTCCGCCGGCGCCATGAAAATAGAAAATAGTCGCTTTCGCTTTTTGATTGGGTTTTAAAATTACCCCCGTAATCGTGTCATTTTCTACCGCGAAGTTGATGTTTTCTACAGATGCCCATTCAATCGGTTTCATCACTTTACTCGGGAAATAGAATTTTTCATCCATTTGAGCTTTTGCGAAAATCATGTTAGCAACCACGAGAATTAGAAAGAATACTTTTGTTTTCATATTGTTTATTTTATGGTGTAAATATATAGCGGTTCAGCCAATTATTAAAAATTATTATTCTGAACGGTAATTTAAACGTGCTGGCCTGTATTTTTTCTAAACTTTAAATAAAAAAAACCGACAATTACTGCCGGTTATTTTTGTATCAAGACGCGAAGTTTCTTATCTGTTCGACTAATGATTATTTTCCTTTCTTGAAAAATCCAATTCCACATTCTAAGAATGCTTTGAAATCCTCTTTCGGCATGTATCCAGAAATAGGAGTGTTGATCACTTTTCCATCTGGAGAAACCAAAACATAGTGAGGTTGTGAATTATTATTAAAGTTAATTTGTTGAAACAGACTCCATTTATCCCCAATGGTTTTAATTTTCTTTTTCTGACCATTTCCCATATCAATGGAAGTTTGCTCACTTTCTGGCAAAGGTTCTTTATCATCAATATAAAGTGAAGCTAGTATTACTTCGTTTTGAAGAATTGGTAAAATATCGGGTTCGCTCCACACGAATTCTTCCATTTTTCGGCAGTTTTCGCAACCGTAGCCTGTAAAGTCAATCAGCAAAGGTTTATTTTCTTTTTTCGCGATTTCAAGTGCTTCGAAATAATCGTGCGAAGGATGCATCCCCAAAATTCCATCTTTTTCATCATGTAAATAACTGACGTTAATCGGTGGCAAAATTCCACTCAAATGCTGAAGTCTTGGTCGTTCCGCTGGAAATAAACCTTGAATCAAATAGATAATAAAGGCAATTCCTAAAAAACCGATGATTTTTCTTGTTGTAGATATTTTAGCGTTTTTATCATCGTGCGGAAATCTAATTTTCCCGAATAGATAAAGTACCAAACCGATCGCAATTAAAATCCAAATTGCGATAAATAATTCTCTTTTCAGGAAGAACGTTTTTGAAACTAAATCTGCTTTTGATAAAAACTTCAAAGCCAAACCTAATTCTATAAAACCTAAAACAACTTTCACGGTATTCATCCAGCCGCCTGATTTGGGTAAGCTTTGCAGTGCCTGCGGGAATAATGCAAGTAGACCAAAAACAATCGCCCACGAAAATCCGAATCCTGCTAAAGCAAAAGTCAGCAGCATGGGAACGTTTGATGATCCTGTGACCGCACTTCCTAATAAACTCCCCAGAATTGGACCTGTACAAGAGAAGGAAACGATAACCAAAGTCAACGCCATAAAGAAGATTCCGATAATCCCACCAGCATCTTCTGCTTTTGATGATTTGTTGGCAATAGAACTTGGTAAAGTGATATCATAATACCCAAAAAAACTTCCGGCAAAAAATAAGAAAATGATGAAGAAGGCAACATTTAACCAAACACTTGTAGAGATTTGATTGAAGATATTTCCTGCAATTCCATCAATAATATGAAAAGGAACGCTCAATAAAACGAAAATAAGTAAGATGAAGAATCCGTAGATAAATGCATCTCTTTTCCCTTTTGCTTTGTCTTTATTTCCTTTTGTGAAAAATGAGACAGTTAAAGGAATCATCGGAAATACACAGGGCGTAAGTAAGGCGATCAATCCACCGAAAAAGCCTAATAATAAATAGGTCCAAAAGTTTTCGCTGTTTTCCTGCGCGGCAATTCCGCAATCGGTTTGTGGATTTGCGAAATCTAAGGAAGCTACTTTCAATCCTTCCTGTTTCGCTACGACTGGAGTTTGAATAGTAGTTTCTGGAACGTCTGTTGAAGTAAGCGTATCTGCATTTTCTGTAAGGAGTGCCGTACCATTAGGTTCTGTTACACCAGTGGTTGATACTTGAGTTTCTGCACCCGCGGTCGGCGTTACTTTTTGTTCAAATTCTAAAGTGTTCGGTGCCAAACAAACCCGGTCATCACAAGTTTGATACGTAATTTCGGCTGTTATATTTGCAGGTTTTGCGTTGTTTTTTAGTTTGAATTTTTGTTTAAATAAAACCTTGTCCGAATAATAAACGATCTGAGCGCCAAAAGCTTCAGAAAATTCATCGTGTTTTTTCCCTTGTTCAATTACTTTCCCGAGCAGGCTAATTCCCTCTTTGGAAGTTAGCTTCATTTCAGTCGGGATCCCAGAATCCGGCGGTAAATCTTGTGAATAGATATGCCAGTTTTTATCGATCGTTGCCGTTAAAACTGCTTCGTATTCATTATTTGGCAGTGAATTAATATTGTATTTAAATTTTACAGGATCTTTAATTTGTGCGGTAATTCCCTGAAAAAGGAAAAGAACAATAAGGATAAACCAATTTTTAAATTTCATTTTTACTTTACTTTTTTCGTATTCTGAAATTGAACACTATAATTTAATTTTGATAATTTTAGATGAATCTTTTGTGGCTGCAAACCTGCCGTCCTGTCGTAAAGGAATTACTCCCAAAATATCGTTTTTGCCGTCGCACAAAAGCCAAATTTTTTGATGGGCTAAAATAGGTAATTTTTCATCCTTAAAAAATTTTGCGATTTTCTTTCTGCCTATCATTCCAATAGGATAGAAAATATCACCTTTTTTTGCTTTTCTTAATAGTAAAGGAAATTGAATTTGTTCTTGATCGACTTTCCAGCTTAATTTTCCGAATTTTAAAATATTTGATTTAAAATCTTCAGGAATGATTACCGTATTTTCTGCGGTAATTTCTAAAATAATTTCTTTTTGTTCCGGAATTTCCGAGGTTCTTGCCGTAATTATCAATATTTCCCGGTCAACTTTTAGTTCGTGACTTTGGGATAGAAATCTCTTTCCGCTTTCTGATTTCCCTATTTTTCTTATTTCTTCTGGTGAATCAAAATTGAATTTTCGGAGAATTTCAAACTGCACAAACTCACTTTGCTTTAGAAAAGCAACTTTATTAAGAACGATGGAATTGTTTTCTTTAGTCATAATTTCCGCCGAAATTTTTAAAATATTTTCTTCAATGAATTGATGACTCTCGTTGAGGTATTTTAAACTTTTACCGAAATTGGTGAGAAAATTTTCGTTCACTTTTAAGAGGTTCGGCGTAATTTCATTCCGAATAAAATTCCGTAAATAATCATTTTTCTGATTCGAAAGATCTTCCCGAAACCAAACTTTATTTTCTGCTGCGAACCCGTAAATTTCCTCTTTGGTAAAATGTAAAAGTGGCCGAAGTATTTTATTTTTTTTCGCAGGAATTCCGCTTAAACCTTTGATGCCAGAAGCTTTTGAAAGATTAATGATAAAGGTTTCCAGTTCATCATTTAAATGATGGGCCGTTACGGTAAAGTCCAGATTTCTTTCATTCTTAATTTTATTAAAGAAATTATAGCGTAAGATTCTCGCCCATTCCTGAATTGAATTTTTTGGCCGCTGATCAACATCCGAAACGTTATATAGATGGAGAGAAATATTATTTTCCTTACAAATCTCTTCTAGGAGCAATTGATCTGCTTCAGAATCTAAACCGCGCAAACCATAATTTACGTGGGCAACTTCGAAGCTTAATTTTAATTCTGTAAATAAATTCAAAAGAACCATCGAGTCAGCACCTCCGCTTACGGCAAGTAAATACTTTGTCGCCTCGTAATTTGGGGTCAGTTCGCTGAGCGATTGCTGAAAAGTCTCGGTATTAAGCAATTTTAAGGATATTTTAAGGAATATTTAGCAAAGATAATTCTTCTTGTTCAAAACGATTTCTCTATTTTTGGATGACTAAAATAAATATTATGAAAATAGCGAGTTTAGGTGCCGTTCTTGGAATGGCTTTAATGATGACTTCCTGTGTGAGCAAGAAGCAGTTTGATGCTTTAAATGAGAATTATAATCAATGCATCACCAATGTTGGGGAAAGGCAGCGTGAAATTCAAGATTTAAAAGGATTAAATTCTGGTCTCTCCAGCGAAAATGCACTTTTAAAAGGGCAAAATGATGCGTTGAAATCTTCGCTTGATGCGTGTTTATCCAACAGCGGAAAAGGTTCTGCGAATATTGATAAATTGATTGGGGAAATTAATTCTTCCAACAAATACATCAAACAGCTCATTTCAACCAATTCAAAAAACGACAGTTTGAACTTGGCTTTATCTAACAAATTAAAACGATCACTGGATAATATCGCAGATAATGATGTACAGGTGAAAGTACTGAAAGGAGTTGTAATGATCTCACTTTCCGACAATATGTTGTACAGAACCGGCGACTACAATATTTTACCTGCAGCACAAGATGTATTAGGAAAAGTAGCGAAGGTAATTAATGATTACGACACGTATTCTGTATTAATTGAAGGTAATACCGATAATGTTCCGTTGAACTCTAATAACTTGCCGAAAGACAACTGGGATTTATCAGCTTTAAGAGCGACATCAATGGCGAAAGTACTTCAGACGAGATTCGGTGTAAATCCTGCAAGAATTACAGCAGGTGGACGAAGCGAGTACAATCCTAAAACGACCAACGCGTCAGTTTCAGGAAGAGCTGAAAACAGAAGAACTGAAATCATCATCATGCCGAAACTTGATGAGTTTATGAAATTAATGGAAATTGCTCCTGTAAAAAACTAAGCAATTATCTTTTAGATATTGATTCAGCGCTGTTAGAGCTACAAGTTCTAACAGCGCTTTTTTTATTTTAAATGCTTAAATTTGAATTCAAATAAAGTTGGAATGAGTTTTTTCGAAGAACATTGTCCGGAAGTCGATCGCTATTTAGAAGATCATGCCTCTGCAGAACCCGATATTTTAAAGAGATTGCGGAAAGAAACTTATCAGAAAACCACTCAACCTCATATGATTTCGGGCTATTTGCAAGGCAGATTTCTTTCCCTTATTTCAAAAATGGTTTCGCCGGAAAATATCTTAGAAATTGGGACTTTCACAGGTTATGCCACACTCTGCTTGGCGGAGGGTTTGCGGCCTGATGGCAAGATCACCACTTTAGATATTAATGAAGAGCTTGCTTATCTGCCCAAAAAATACTTTCAGGAAAGTGCCTTTTCTAGTCAGATTGATTTTAAATTAAAAGATGCGAAGGAATTTTTAAAAGAAACAAAGGAAAATTTTGATCTTATATTTATTGATGCAGACAAAGAAAGTTATGTTGAATATTTCAACCTCTTAAAAAACAAAGTGAAAAGTGGAACTGTAATTCTGTTTGATAACGTTTTGTGGTACGGAAAAATTCTGGAAGATCAGCCGAAGCAAAAATCAACACAAATCATTAAAGACCTGAATGACCTGGTGTCAAAAGATAAAGATTTCGAAAATGTTATTTTACCTTTGCGCGACGGCCTTCATTTAATCCGTAAAAAATAAATGCATCATCATATGAACAAAGGAATTTGTACGGTTTCCGTGGCTGCATTACGGCTCGAACCTTCGCACCACGTGGAAATGACTTCGCAATTGCTTTACGGAGAATCGGTAGATATTTTGGCGAATGAAGGCAAGTTTCTGAAAGTGAAAATGCATTTCGATCAATATGAAGGTTGGGTTGATGCTCAGCAAATTACAGAGATTTCTGAAGAAGATTTGAAAGCCAGAAGCATTGTAATGGTCCAAGATACTTTTAAGAATTACAAGGTGGAAGAAGGAGAAATACTTTTATCCATCGGCAGTGAAATAAGAGGAGAAAATGACGGTTCTGAACATCCGAAAAATATTTCGGAGACTGCATTAAAATTTTTAAATGTTCCCTATCTCTGGAGCGGTCGCAGTTTTTTCGGAATTGACTGTAGCGGTTTTGCACAGCTGGTTTACAAAATTCATGGTTTTGCCTTGCCACGGGACGCTTATCAACAGGCAGAAGTAGGAGAGGTTTTAAGCTTTGTAGAGGAAAGCCGAGCTGGAGACTTAGCGTTTTTCGAGAATGAGGAAGGGCAAATTGTGCACGTGGGAATCATGCTTAATCACCACGAAATTATTCATTCATTTGGTAAAGTGCG
This genomic window contains:
- a CDS encoding O-methyltransferase; amino-acid sequence: MSFFEEHCPEVDRYLEDHASAEPDILKRLRKETYQKTTQPHMISGYLQGRFLSLISKMVSPENILEIGTFTGYATLCLAEGLRPDGKITTLDINEELAYLPKKYFQESAFSSQIDFKLKDAKEFLKETKENFDLIFIDADKESYVEYFNLLKNKVKSGTVILFDNVLWYGKILEDQPKQKSTQIIKDLNDLVSKDKDFENVILPLRDGLHLIRKK
- a CDS encoding OmpA/MotB family protein, which gives rise to MKIASLGAVLGMALMMTSCVSKKQFDALNENYNQCITNVGERQREIQDLKGLNSGLSSENALLKGQNDALKSSLDACLSNSGKGSANIDKLIGEINSSNKYIKQLISTNSKNDSLNLALSNKLKRSLDNIADNDVQVKVLKGVVMISLSDNMLYRTGDYNILPAAQDVLGKVAKVINDYDTYSVLIEGNTDNVPLNSNNLPKDNWDLSALRATSMAKVLQTRFGVNPARITAGGRSEYNPKTTNASVSGRAENRRTEIIIMPKLDEFMKLMEIAPVKN
- a CDS encoding protein-disulfide reductase DsbD family protein; the encoded protein is MKFKNWFILIVLFLFQGITAQIKDPVKFKYNINSLPNNEYEAVLTATIDKNWHIYSQDLPPDSGIPTEMKLTSKEGISLLGKVIEQGKKHDEFSEAFGAQIVYYSDKVLFKQKFKLKNNAKPANITAEITYQTCDDRVCLAPNTLEFEQKVTPTAGAETQVSTTGVTEPNGTALLTENADTLTSTDVPETTIQTPVVAKQEGLKVASLDFANPQTDCGIAAQENSENFWTYLLLGFFGGLIALLTPCVFPMIPLTVSFFTKGNKDKAKGKRDAFIYGFFILLIFVLLSVPFHIIDGIAGNIFNQISTSVWLNVAFFIIFLFFAGSFFGYYDITLPSSIANKSSKAEDAGGIIGIFFMALTLVIVSFSCTGPILGSLLGSAVTGSSNVPMLLTFALAGFGFSWAIVFGLLALFPQALQSLPKSGGWMNTVKVVLGFIELGLALKFLSKADLVSKTFFLKRELFIAIWILIAIGLVLYLFGKIRFPHDDKNAKISTTRKIIGFLGIAFIIYLIQGLFPAERPRLQHLSGILPPINVSYLHDEKDGILGMHPSHDYFEALEIAKKENKPLLIDFTGYGCENCRKMEEFVWSEPDILPILQNEVILASLYIDDKEPLPESEQTSIDMGNGQKKKIKTIGDKWSLFQQINFNNNSQPHYVLVSPDGKVINTPISGYMPKEDFKAFLECGIGFFKKGK
- a CDS encoding alpha/beta hydrolase, whose amino-acid sequence is MKTKVFFLILVVANMIFAKAQMDEKFYFPSKVMKPIEWASVENINFAVENDTITGVILKPNQKAKATIFYFHGAGGNVTNYAPLMNYLLKDNYQIVLIDFRGYGKSTGKPLHTNIAADGEIIFNELMKRKDIKNQKIIFYGASIGTQIATHLAKDHQSEVSGLVLEGAMVSFGHIAAVYAPQVKDYLENSFITPYSAKEDIKQITKIPKLMIHSKEDKDVPFAQGKTLYEMAAEPKEFIEFSGEHLYALKYESAKILASLNKMIGK
- a CDS encoding YggS family pyridoxal phosphate-dependent enzyme, with the protein product MPASIVENLKVITQRIENACIKSERNPSEVRLLLATKTVSAENIKIAIEAGQNLIAENKVQEAKEKYESLKSIPHESHFIGHLQSNKIKDLLKCDISCIQSIDRLDLAQKLHQRLLFENKTMEVLIQVNTSNDESKFGIHPDQAVQLIQQVSELETLKIKGLMTIGLFSAETEKVRKCFQLLNKIQQETIVVNFPNVEMKELSMGMSSDLEIAIEEGSTIVRVGTAIFGQRIHPDSYYWDESKS
- a CDS encoding C40 family peptidase, whose amino-acid sequence is MNKGICTVSVAALRLEPSHHVEMTSQLLYGESVDILANEGKFLKVKMHFDQYEGWVDAQQITEISEEDLKARSIVMVQDTFKNYKVEEGEILLSIGSEIRGENDGSEHPKNISETALKFLNVPYLWSGRSFFGIDCSGFAQLVYKIHGFALPRDAYQQAEVGEVLSFVEESRAGDLAFFENEEGQIVHVGIMLNHHEIIHSFGKVRIDALDTTGIFNKDLNKHTHKLRFIRNVLPNK
- the tilS gene encoding tRNA lysidine(34) synthetase TilS, which translates into the protein MLNTETFQQSLSELTPNYEATKYLLAVSGGADSMVLLNLFTELKLSFEVAHVNYGLRGLDSEADQLLLEEICKENNISLHLYNVSDVDQRPKNSIQEWARILRYNFFNKIKNERNLDFTVTAHHLNDELETFIINLSKASGIKGLSGIPAKKNKILRPLLHFTKEEIYGFAAENKVWFREDLSNQKNDYLRNFIRNEITPNLLKVNENFLTNFGKSLKYLNESHQFIEENILKISAEIMTKENNSIVLNKVAFLKQSEFVQFEILRKFNFDSPEEIRKIGKSESGKRFLSQSHELKVDREILIITARTSEIPEQKEIILEITAENTVIIPEDFKSNILKFGKLSWKVDQEQIQFPLLLRKAKKGDIFYPIGMIGRKKIAKFFKDEKLPILAHQKIWLLCDGKNDILGVIPLRQDGRFAATKDSSKIIKIKL